A section of the Dehalobacter sp. DCM genome encodes:
- a CDS encoding HlyD family efflux transporter periplasmic adaptor subunit, translating into MSKPLKRRINYIFILIVIFLACLILWDYRSNWITGKLTYTSIHEGEVTHEKNIKAVFANTEVILTSPVEGSVLSVGDGKRYKRGETVATVVPSGVGHDPISSGNAVSAPISGLFFSSYDGLEQVVTPENLMNLELGGIVAQVESNGQSAENSQTKGGSNANQENTDTVYLNAPIGKMVNNLLPSWAFLYLGEQDHMAKGDFIEVKINDEEYTATVMRVSSEPKGAVIRFSEYISTSTAQRVMEIIWSFESSSKGLVVPTSAVWGTGEEKGVYILLDGVIRYRSVVVLDSNATLTSVEGLPLGTQVVVNPRKDIEGMFVRK; encoded by the coding sequence GGATAACTGGTAAGCTAACTTATACCAGCATTCATGAAGGCGAGGTCACACATGAGAAAAATATCAAAGCAGTTTTTGCTAATACCGAAGTCATACTGACATCACCTGTGGAAGGTTCTGTCTTATCAGTGGGAGACGGCAAGCGATATAAACGGGGGGAGACGGTAGCAACCGTAGTACCTTCCGGGGTAGGGCATGATCCAATATCTTCAGGTAACGCGGTCAGCGCTCCCATTTCCGGATTGTTTTTTTCTAGCTATGATGGTTTGGAACAGGTAGTGACGCCTGAGAATCTGATGAATCTCGAGCTCGGCGGTATTGTGGCACAGGTGGAAAGTAACGGGCAGTCTGCTGAGAACTCTCAGACGAAGGGTGGAAGCAATGCCAACCAAGAGAACACCGATACGGTATACCTGAATGCACCGATTGGGAAAATGGTCAATAATTTATTGCCGAGTTGGGCGTTCCTTTACCTTGGTGAACAAGATCACATGGCGAAAGGGGATTTTATCGAAGTTAAAATCAACGACGAGGAGTATACCGCAACAGTGATGCGGGTTTCCAGCGAACCGAAAGGTGCTGTTATCCGTTTTTCTGAATATATATCCACAAGTACGGCACAGCGGGTAATGGAGATCATTTGGAGCTTCGAATCATCCAGCAAAGGGTTAGTCGTACCAACCAGTGCTGTTTGGGGTACCGGGGAAGAAAAAGGCGTTTATATCCTTCTGGATGGTGTGATCCGGTATCGCAGTGTGGTTGTATTGGATAGTAACGCAACATTGACCAGCGTCGAAGGGTTACCGTTGGGAACCCAAGTTGTCGTTAATCCGCGAAAAGATATCGAGGGAATGTTTGTGAGAAAATAA